A portion of the Desulfobacterales bacterium genome contains these proteins:
- a CDS encoding tetratricopeptide repeat protein — MLHRSVCLIIFTGFVSLLACNSEEKLKMAYFEKGKLYFQNGKYKNAEIEFKNAIKISHDYVDAHINLAETYLKLGKINEAFKTYETIIAINPKNTNAQVKLAKFYLFEKKNNEAKIKIESVLQIEPDNIDALFLLGNIYASENDFKEAEVIFKKITSLNETNIQYYIYLAGILSQQDKFDEAENILKKAIKIFPASSKPHIVLFHLYFHKKKFDLAENEIKKAISKEPENDEFYIVLADFYFMRGNNAKAESIYKNAIEISPNKTKPYLVLAAFYTALGNNEKAFEIYNEANQRLSGDIEIIEAIANFYIRNGNSDKASMYIDKIKNKWPHSPIYKFIEIDIHILNKNYEAAIKIADELIAAYPFLPRAYYSKGIAYIGLNDKKNAKLYLEKALEFSCRHIKAKIILAQLYLDDGELKKAQNQCMEVLELVPSNYQAKLILANSYMCSGMFEKANELFDSLIEQYPTNPELYLRKGLLYKIQNMNDIANANFNKVVIYSYSENYFSNSIIAMPNIEFTIGISRCDNVSDNLKDMPIKSINFDNLRGQIYLAQKNFSMAEKLFNKALSVDKTLLEPYFGITKIYLLKMNEAEVIDHFKNYMVNHPFDPSSYVFLGNLYSNKDNFNIAEDYYRKSLSINSNFIPAIYCLSYVLMKQDKNLDEAINAGLTALKYYPNNPAVIETIGWIYFKRNEFDNAVEQFQKCVSMLPKIPEFHYALGMALLKKGDKSLAKAEFTVSLSLDPSFDKNEEIKNILLQLF, encoded by the coding sequence ATGCTTCATCGATCCGTATGTTTAATAATTTTTACTGGCTTTGTGTCTTTGTTAGCTTGTAATTCTGAAGAAAAATTAAAAATGGCTTATTTTGAAAAAGGAAAATTATATTTTCAAAACGGCAAATATAAAAATGCAGAAATTGAATTTAAAAATGCCATAAAAATTTCTCATGATTATGTAGATGCCCATATTAATCTTGCCGAAACTTATCTTAAATTAGGCAAAATTAATGAGGCCTTTAAAACCTATGAAACTATCATCGCAATAAATCCTAAAAATACTAATGCCCAAGTTAAATTAGCAAAATTTTACTTATTTGAGAAAAAAAACAATGAAGCTAAAATAAAGATAGAATCGGTTTTACAAATTGAACCGGACAATATTGATGCTCTTTTTCTTCTCGGAAATATTTATGCCAGCGAAAATGATTTTAAAGAAGCTGAAGTGATTTTTAAAAAAATAACTTCTTTAAATGAGACTAATATACAATACTATATCTATCTTGCCGGAATTTTATCCCAGCAAGATAAATTTGATGAAGCTGAAAATATTTTAAAAAAAGCTATAAAAATTTTTCCTGCTTCGTCAAAGCCTCATATTGTTCTTTTTCATCTTTATTTCCATAAAAAAAAGTTTGATCTTGCTGAAAATGAAATAAAAAAAGCGATATCTAAAGAACCTGAAAATGATGAATTTTACATAGTATTAGCTGATTTTTATTTCATGAGGGGTAATAATGCTAAAGCTGAAAGTATATATAAAAATGCTATTGAAATTTCGCCTAATAAAACAAAACCCTATCTTGTACTTGCAGCTTTCTATACTGCGTTAGGAAACAATGAAAAGGCTTTTGAAATCTATAATGAAGCAAATCAAAGGTTATCTGGTGATATAGAAATTATAGAAGCTATCGCAAATTTCTATATAAGAAACGGTAACAGTGATAAAGCTTCCATGTATATTGACAAAATAAAAAATAAATGGCCCCACAGCCCTATATACAAATTCATTGAGATCGACATTCATATATTAAACAAAAATTATGAGGCCGCTATCAAAATAGCAGATGAATTAATCGCAGCATATCCTTTTTTGCCAAGGGCTTACTATTCAAAAGGAATTGCTTATATTGGATTAAACGATAAAAAAAATGCAAAGCTTTATTTGGAAAAGGCTTTAGAATTTAGCTGTAGGCATATAAAAGCTAAAATTATACTTGCTCAACTTTATTTAGACGATGGCGAGTTAAAAAAAGCTCAAAATCAATGTATGGAAGTGCTTGAATTAGTTCCTTCCAATTATCAGGCAAAATTAATACTTGCAAATAGTTACATGTGCAGTGGCATGTTTGAAAAAGCGAACGAATTATTTGATTCATTAATTGAACAATATCCAACGAATCCTGAATTATATTTAAGAAAAGGACTATTATACAAAATTCAAAATATGAATGATATAGCTAATGCTAATTTTAATAAAGTCGTTATTTATTCTTATTCTGAAAATTATTTTTCAAACTCAATTATTGCAATGCCTAATATTGAATTTACTATTGGAATTTCAAGATGCGATAATGTCTCCGACAATTTAAAAGATATGCCCATAAAATCTATAAATTTTGATAATCTAAGGGGGCAGATTTACTTGGCGCAAAAAAATTTTAGTATGGCAGAAAAATTATTTAATAAGGCTTTATCAGTAGATAAAACTTTATTAGAGCCATATTTTGGCATAACTAAAATATACCTTTTAAAAATGAATGAAGCAGAAGTAATAGATCATTTCAAAAACTATATGGTTAATCATCCTTTTGATCCTTCATCTTATGTTTTTCTTGGAAATCTGTATAGCAATAAAGATAATTTTAACATAGCTGAAGATTATTATCGAAAGTCTTTATCAATAAATTCTAATTTTATTCCGGCCATATACTGTCTCTCTTATGTTTTAATGAAACAGGATAAAAATCTGGATGAGGCTATAAATGCCGGACTTACAGCTTTAAAGTATTATCCCAATAACCCTGCGGTCATAGAAACAATCGGTTGGATTTATTTTAAAAGAAATGAATTTGATAATGCTGTCGAGCAATTCCAAAAATGCGTAAGCATGCTTCCAAAAATACCAGAATTTCATTATGCTCTTGGTATGGCACTTTTAAAAAAAGGAGATAAATCTTTGGCTAAGGCTGAATTTACTGTATCTTTAAGTTTAGACCCGTCCTTTGATAAAAATGAAGAAATAAAGAACATTCTTTTACAATTGTTTTAA